A portion of the Nitrospira defluvii genome contains these proteins:
- a CDS encoding phosphatidylserine decarboxylase family protein, whose amino-acid sequence MADRAVGIPIVKEGLPFVGGLAGSTLLCVLGGWTIPAVVSGGFLLFTGWFFRNPSRTIPQQPNVVVSSGDGKVIAIEEEFEPRYLKEKSIRVTVFLNVFDVHVNRMPCAGTVEGVSYQPGQFLVASKPEATLRNEQNAVMLKTESGAKVLCVQVAGLIARRIVCWVGQGDRVQRGERFGLIRFGSRMDTFLPLGSKICVSIGDRVKGGETIVGELR is encoded by the coding sequence ATGGCTGATCGAGCGGTCGGGATCCCGATCGTGAAAGAAGGATTGCCGTTTGTCGGCGGTCTTGCTGGTTCGACCCTGCTGTGTGTGCTGGGAGGCTGGACTATTCCCGCGGTGGTGAGCGGCGGGTTCCTGCTGTTCACCGGGTGGTTCTTTCGAAACCCGAGTCGCACCATCCCGCAGCAGCCGAATGTGGTGGTGTCGTCCGGAGACGGTAAGGTCATTGCGATCGAGGAAGAGTTCGAACCGCGGTATTTGAAGGAAAAAAGCATCCGCGTGACGGTGTTTCTGAACGTGTTCGACGTGCATGTGAACCGAATGCCTTGCGCCGGAACCGTCGAGGGAGTGAGTTATCAGCCCGGACAGTTTCTCGTTGCAAGTAAGCCGGAGGCGACGCTCCGTAATGAACAGAATGCCGTGATGCTGAAGACTGAGTCCGGTGCCAAGGTTCTCTGCGTGCAGGTAGCCGGGTTAATTGCTCGCCGGATCGTTTGCTGGGTCGGGCAGGGTGACCGCGTGCAGCGCGGCGAACGGTTTGGACTGATCAGGTTCGGTTCGCGGATGGACACGTTCCTTCCGCTGGGTTCGAAGATTTGTGTGTCGATCGGCGACCGGGTCAAGGGGGGCGAAACCATCGTGGGGGAACTCCGATGA
- the ilvB gene encoding biosynthetic-type acetolactate synthase large subunit, which yields MKLTGAEILIECLKAEGVKTIFALPGGVVLKIFDMLHQQKDIEVVLTRHEQGAGHMAEGYAKATGKAGVCLVTSGPGMTNVITALADAYMDSVPLVCISGQVSTSLIGNDAFQEADNIGLSRPCTKYNFLVKDVNDLATTIKEAFYIATTGRPGPVLVDIPKDVSMAKAEFTYPSSVAIRGYNPTYEGNKWQIKQAAEAIMKAKKPILYVGGGVVFSQAAKELLELAEMTQIPVDMTLMGLGAFPGEHPLSMGMMGMHGTYCANMAVHYSDLVIAVGARFDDRVTGKVSEFCPFAKVIHIDIDPTSIRKNIHVDIPIVGDCKAVLRELNQILRATVNGNQKDLRKPWWDQIREWQQAHPLAYQQDPDGAIKPQHVVKRLYELTKDRDPIVATDVGQHQMWTAQYFKLARPNRWLTSGGLGTMGFGLPAAMGAQAAFRDRLVLCVAGDGSIQMNMQEMATAVVSKLPVKVIILNNRFHGMVRQWQDLFYEGRYASSYLETTPDFVKLAEAYGAVGLRASKLGDLDAVLKEAVSIEKPVIVDVPTYPFENCYPMIPAGGCNHEMILEDPPELKQRMAGGPSVGSDENKDTILTA from the coding sequence ATGAAGTTGACAGGGGCTGAAATCCTCATCGAGTGCTTAAAGGCGGAAGGCGTGAAAACGATTTTCGCTCTGCCGGGTGGCGTCGTGCTGAAGATTTTCGACATGCTGCACCAGCAGAAGGACATCGAGGTCGTCTTGACCCGGCACGAACAGGGCGCCGGGCATATGGCGGAAGGGTATGCCAAGGCCACGGGGAAGGCCGGTGTCTGCTTAGTGACGTCCGGACCCGGCATGACGAATGTGATTACCGCGTTGGCCGACGCCTATATGGATTCGGTTCCGCTTGTGTGTATCAGCGGGCAGGTGTCCACGAGTTTGATCGGAAATGATGCGTTTCAGGAAGCGGATAACATCGGCCTGAGTCGACCCTGCACGAAGTACAACTTCCTTGTGAAAGATGTGAACGACCTCGCCACGACCATCAAGGAAGCGTTCTACATTGCGACGACCGGGCGTCCCGGGCCCGTGCTGGTGGACATACCGAAAGACGTGTCCATGGCCAAAGCCGAGTTCACCTATCCCAGCTCCGTGGCGATTCGCGGCTATAACCCGACGTATGAGGGCAATAAGTGGCAGATCAAGCAGGCCGCTGAAGCCATCATGAAGGCAAAGAAGCCGATTCTCTATGTCGGTGGTGGTGTGGTGTTCTCCCAGGCGGCCAAGGAACTGCTGGAATTGGCGGAGATGACGCAGATTCCTGTGGACATGACGCTGATGGGGCTCGGGGCCTTCCCCGGCGAACATCCCTTGTCGATGGGCATGATGGGCATGCATGGGACTTACTGCGCCAACATGGCCGTCCACTATTCTGATCTGGTCATTGCAGTGGGGGCGCGTTTCGATGATCGAGTGACGGGCAAGGTGTCGGAGTTCTGTCCGTTCGCGAAGGTGATTCACATCGATATCGACCCGACCTCGATCCGAAAGAACATCCATGTCGACATTCCGATCGTGGGGGATTGCAAGGCCGTGTTGCGGGAGTTGAACCAGATTCTCCGAGCCACGGTGAACGGCAATCAAAAAGATCTGCGCAAGCCCTGGTGGGATCAAATCCGCGAGTGGCAGCAGGCACACCCGCTCGCCTACCAACAAGACCCCGATGGTGCGATTAAGCCGCAACACGTCGTCAAGCGGCTGTATGAATTGACCAAGGATCGAGACCCGATCGTGGCGACAGACGTCGGGCAACATCAGATGTGGACGGCCCAATACTTTAAGCTCGCCAGGCCGAATCGCTGGTTGACCTCGGGTGGGTTGGGCACGATGGGGTTCGGCCTCCCTGCGGCGATGGGCGCACAGGCTGCGTTTAGAGATCGTCTGGTGCTCTGCGTTGCCGGAGACGGTAGCATCCAAATGAATATGCAGGAAATGGCCACCGCCGTGGTGTCGAAGCTGCCAGTCAAGGTCATCATCCTGAACAACCGGTTCCATGGCATGGTGCGTCAGTGGCAGGACCTGTTCTACGAGGGGCGGTATGCCTCCAGTTATCTGGAGACGACGCCGGATTTTGTGAAATTGGCCGAAGCCTATGGCGCGGTTGGTTTGCGCGCCAGCAAGTTGGGTGATCTCGACGCGGTGCTGAAAGAGGCCGTCAGTATTGAGAAGCCGGTGATCGTGGACGTCCCGACCTATCCCTTCGAGAACTGTTACCCGATGATTCCTGCCGGCGGTTGCAATCACGAGATGATTCTCGAAGATCCGCCGGAATTAAAACAACGAATGGCAGGTGGACCCAGTGTCGGGTCCGACGAAAATAAAGATACCATTCTGACCGCGTAG
- the ilvN gene encoding acetolactate synthase small subunit, with protein MEHIISVTVENKFGVLSRVAGLFSGRGFNIESLSVAPTLDPSMSQMTIVTSGDERIVEQIVKQLNKLIDVIKVVDLNESDFVSRETALIKVHTKAEDRAEALRIADIFRANVIDSTPSTYTIEVTGDPKKLEAIINLLQPLGIKELIRTGRVAIAREAIRPAVSQPKKLARE; from the coding sequence ATGGAACATATTATCTCAGTCACCGTAGAGAATAAATTTGGTGTGTTGTCCCGCGTGGCGGGATTGTTCAGCGGACGCGGGTTCAATATCGAGAGTCTGTCCGTTGCTCCGACCCTCGATCCCTCGATGTCGCAGATGACGATTGTCACGTCCGGAGATGAGCGGATCGTGGAGCAAATCGTCAAACAGCTCAATAAGCTGATCGATGTGATCAAGGTCGTGGACCTCAATGAAAGCGACTTCGTTTCACGGGAGACGGCGTTGATCAAGGTGCATACGAAGGCAGAGGATCGTGCCGAAGCGCTGCGAATCGCCGATATTTTTCGGGCCAACGTGATCGACTCGACGCCGTCGACCTATACCATCGAGGTCACCGGTGACCCCAAAAAACTCGAGGCCATCATCAACCTGCTTCAGCCGCTCGGTATCAAGGAGCTGATTCGGACGGGGCGGGTGGCAATTGCGCGTGAGGCGATCCGGCCGGCCGTCAGCCAACCTAAGAAGCTCGCACGCGAATAG
- the ilvC gene encoding ketol-acid reductoisomerase, giving the protein MKIYYDKDADLQLIRGKKVAVIGYGSQGHAHSLNLKESGATVVVGLREGSSWKKAEASGLKVMPVADAVKASDVIMILAPDEAQAAIYRQEIAPNLKPGSYLAFGHGFNIHFGQIVPPANVNVFMVAPKGPGHLVRSEYTKGSGVPCLLAVHQDPSGNTRQVGLAYASAVGGGRAGIIETNFKEETETDLFGEQAVLCGGLTSLIQAGFETLVEAGYSPEMAYFECLHEVKLIVDLIYQGGIANMRYSISTTAKYGDITRGPRVVTDETKQEMKKILGEIQSGQFAREWVLENQANRPVYNALLKKGEGHPIEEVGSRLRSMMPWLKKDQLVDKNKN; this is encoded by the coding sequence ATGAAGATCTATTACGACAAGGACGCCGATTTACAGCTCATTCGCGGAAAGAAAGTGGCCGTGATCGGCTATGGGAGCCAAGGCCATGCCCATTCGCTCAATCTCAAAGAAAGCGGCGCCACTGTCGTCGTGGGTCTGCGTGAAGGCAGTTCATGGAAAAAGGCTGAAGCGAGCGGGTTGAAGGTCATGCCGGTGGCTGATGCCGTCAAGGCCTCCGATGTCATTATGATCCTGGCGCCCGATGAAGCGCAGGCGGCGATTTATCGGCAGGAGATCGCGCCGAATCTGAAGCCTGGTTCTTATCTGGCCTTCGGACATGGGTTCAATATCCATTTCGGCCAGATCGTGCCGCCGGCGAATGTCAATGTCTTCATGGTGGCGCCCAAAGGGCCAGGTCATCTGGTCCGGTCCGAATACACCAAGGGCAGCGGCGTGCCCTGCTTATTGGCTGTGCACCAGGATCCCAGCGGTAATACCCGCCAAGTGGGCTTAGCCTATGCCAGCGCGGTCGGCGGCGGGCGGGCCGGGATCATTGAGACCAATTTCAAAGAAGAGACGGAAACGGACCTGTTCGGTGAACAGGCGGTGCTGTGCGGTGGGTTGACCTCATTGATTCAGGCCGGGTTCGAGACCCTGGTCGAGGCGGGGTACTCGCCGGAAATGGCCTACTTCGAGTGTTTGCACGAGGTGAAGCTGATCGTGGATCTGATCTACCAGGGCGGCATTGCCAACATGCGCTATTCGATCAGCACAACGGCGAAATACGGCGACATTACTCGTGGCCCGCGCGTCGTGACCGATGAGACCAAGCAGGAGATGAAGAAGATCCTGGGCGAGATTCAGAGCGGGCAGTTTGCTAGGGAATGGGTGCTTGAGAATCAGGCCAATCGGCCGGTCTACAATGCTCTGCTGAAAAAGGGCGAAGGTCATCCAATCGAAGAAGTCGGTTCCCGACTTCGGTCCATGATGCCCTGGCTCAAGAAGGATCAACTCGTCGATAAGAACAAAAACTAA